In a genomic window of Seriola aureovittata isolate HTS-2021-v1 ecotype China chromosome 11, ASM2101889v1, whole genome shotgun sequence:
- the LOC130177783 gene encoding CD209 antigen-like protein D → MFSCTCYFISTEPKSWEQARQDCRAREADLVIIDSPEEQTFLSGFFSTFTWIGLSDREEEGVWKWVDGTPLNLTYWAEKQPDNGGGDPKFGEEDCAHLGNDGSARWNDLSCGSLLRWICEEMA, encoded by the exons ATGTTCAGTTGTACCTGTTATTTCATCTCCACTGAGCCCAAGTCCTGGGAACAAGCCAGACAGGACTGCAGAGCCAGAGAAGCAGATCTGGTGATCATAGACAGTCCTGAGGAgcag ACGTTTCTTTCTGGATTCTTCTCTACATTCACTTGGATTGGTttgagtgacagagaggaggagggggtctGGAAATGGGTGGATGGAACTCCACTGAACCTGAC GTACTGGGCAGAAAAGCAGCCTGATAATGGTGGTGGAGACCCAAAGTTTGGTGAGGAGGACTGCGCACATCTCGGAAATGATGGGAGCGCACGTTGGAATGATCTGTCGTGTGGTTCTCTCTTGCGGTGGATCTGTGAAGAAAT
- the LOC130177584 gene encoding CD209 antigen-like protein E, producing MEEIYSNVPQMKPVNPKPSTNPTGPSSERRFHGVVLILGLLSVFLLVGLISLGVRFRDSVRDSANLTERLQASDEERDLLIANLTKVTKELTRLQRLSKQKKTCPAGWRMFSGTCYLLSIQSASWEKAREDCRARGADLVIIDSLKEQEFLTKDIIKQESWIGLTDRNHEKTWKWIDGTPLTLKFWQKGQPDKGNGSPKWGEEDCAVIQPGMKADENWNDLRCDAFRPWICGKKLFSIK from the exons ATGGAGGAAATCTATAGCAATGTTCCACAAATGAAGCCTGTGAACCCAAAACCCTCAACAAATCCGACAG GTCCAAGCTCTGAGAGGAGATTTCATGGAGTCGTTCTCATTCTGGGCctgctgagtgttttcctgctgGTTGGGCTCATCAGCCTCGGTGTCCGCT TCCGTGACTCAGTACGTGATTCAGCCAACCTGACGGAGCGTCTCCAGGCCAGTGATGAAGAGAGAGACCTGCTGATTGCCAATCTGACTAAAGTGACTAAAGAGCTGACCAGGCTTCAGCGTTTGTCCAAACAGA AGAAAACGTGTCCTGCAGGATGGAGGATGTTCAGCGGTACCTGTTATCTCCTCTCCATTCAGTCTGCTTCTTGGGAAAAAGCCAGAGAGGACTGCAGAGCCAGAGGAGCAGATCTGGTGATCATAGACAGTCTTAAAGAACAG GAATTCCTCACTAAAGACATCATCAAGCAAGAAAGCTGGATTGGTTTGACCGACAGAAACCATGAGAAGACTTGGAAATGGATTGATGGAACTCCACTTACTCTGAA GTTCTGGCAAAAAGGGCAGCCGGATAAGGGTAATGGAAGTCCTAAGTGGGGTGAAGAGGACTGTGCAGTTATCCAACCAGGGATGAAAGCTGATGAGAACTGGAATGATCTGCGGTGTGATGCCTTTAGGCCATGGATCTGTGGAAAAAAGCTCTTTAGCATAAAATGA
- the LOC130177650 gene encoding asialoglycoprotein receptor 1-like, whose amino-acid sequence MEEIYINAKHESRESRILTNQPGPRSSERRFHGAVVLSLSLLSVLLLAGIIVLGVHLHGSAAELSIVKANLTERIRISDDKFSSLTEERDLLKAKLAETTKDWDRLQRLFKRMHCSAAELSTVKAILTERIRISDDKFSSLTEKRDLLKATLAETTNDRDRLQRLSKRMNDSAAEFSIVKANLTERIRISDDKFSSLTEERDLLKAKLAETTKYWDRLQRLSKRKKTCPEGWRMFSCTCYFISTEPKSWEQAREDCRAREADLVIIDSPEEQTFLSGFISTFTWIGLSDREEEGVWKWVDGTPLNLTYWAEKQPDNGGGDPKFGEEDCAHLGHDGSAHWNDMPCGSVLRWICEEMA is encoded by the exons ATGGAGGAAATCTACATCAATGCAAAGCATGAGAGTCGAGAGTCAAGAATTTTAACAAATCAGCCAG GTCCCAGGAGCTCTGAGAGGAGATTTCATGGAgctgttgttctctctctgaGTCTGCTGAGTGTTCTCCTGTTGGCTGGGATCATTGTCCTTGGAGTCCACC TGCATGGTTCGGCTGCAGAGCTCTCCATTGTCAAAGCCAACCTGACTGAGCGTATCCGGATCAGTGATGACAAGTTCTCGTCcctgactgaagagagagacCTGCTGAAAGCCAAGCTCGCTGAAACCACCAAAGATTGGGACAGGCTTCAGAGATTGTTCAAACGCA TGCATTGTTCGGCTGCAGAGCTCTCCACTGTCAAAGCCATCCTGACTGAGCGTATCCGGATCAGTGATGACAAGTTCTCGTCCCTGACTGAAAAGAGAGACCTGCTGAAAGCCACGCTCGCTGAAACCACCAATGATCGGGACAGGCTTCAGAGATTGTCCAAACGCA TGAATGATTCGGCTGCAGAGTTCTCCATTGTCAAAGCCAACCTGACTGAGCGTATCCGGATCAGTGATGACAAGTTCTCGTCcctgactgaagagagagacCTGCTGAAAGCCAAGCTCGCTGAAACCACCAAATATTGGGACAGGCTTCAGAGATTGTCCAAACGCA AGAAAACGTGTCCTGAAGGATGGAGGATGTTCAGTTGTACCTGTTATTTCATCTCCACTGAGCCCAAGTCCTGGGAACAAGCCAGAGAGGACTGCAGAGCCAGAGAAGCAGATCTGGTGATCATAGACAGTCCTGAGGAgcag ACGTTTCTTTCTGGATTCATCTCTACATTCACTTGGATTGGTttgagtgacagagaggaggagggggtctGGAAATGGGTGGATGGAACTCCACTGAACCTGAC GTACTGGGCAGAAAAGCAGCCTGATAATGGTGGTGGAGACCCAAAGTTTGGTGAGGAGGACTGCGCACATCTCGGACATGATGGGAGCGCACATTGGAATGATATGCCGTGTGGTTCTGTCTTGCGGTGGATCTGTGAAGAAATGGCATGA